catgttaataaatttcatgatttataattaatattaaaattttaattgaaatttttgtaataaaacatgttaaggaattaattaaacctcttcatattactaaacactcaccattattaacatttttcctatttaattcattgtttttaaaaaattTGTAATAAAACCTCTTAATGTATctatataatataataaaacaataACCACATCGTGTTTTTTCCCTCTAAATCTCCACCTCACACTGAACATATATTTTAGGATCCTTCAACAATAGGCTCATTAACTACGGccctattcttttggacttaaacgAATCTGATCTAAACTGAAcagaacttataggatctgaactgaactaaactaaacttataggatctgaactgaacttataggatctaaactgatttgaacttataggatttgaactgaactgaacttataggatctgaactgaacttataggatctgaactgaagtgaacttataggatctgaactgaactgaacttataagatctgaaccaaacttataagatctgaacttttataaactgaacttatatgagtcgaatttaaattaacttaattttattttatttaacttaactattattaTTTTCCTTATTATAAACTGGAACTTGTATTAAAAATAATCAAaaaatttacaagaaattagtgggcagccgagatacaatctggacCCCCACTCCCTTAGTGATAACAaggctaagtctagtaaaaatgtaagcggccgcgCGAGCCCCTGCATCCTGAGAAACAGAGAATTTTTGAATCCGCTTGAGCAAAGCCACAACATCCGTATCCAGCTCTCccagcaaagaaaaaaaaaattattacgaTATAATATTACTATCattattaatataatattattacttgccaagagagaacattgataaagaaattatagtctaaaacacaaggtaaaataataacatttttccgctttatatacattggtttgtcCATACATTATACTACAATTACATTACGATAacaaataaatcacatattatatctttTTATCTAACCATTTATTTTCATAttatcataatcctcatcactttcatcttcactatcactctcaacaacagatccattgcctcgccaaatgttTTTGACTATGTTGTTTCGTACCTAATACATGGCCTTATTCCGCTTTTTATCAAACATGCTCGAATCTACTATTACGCTGAAATTATTAATGAGATGAgtgttttttttaaaataataatgtatgtatcgaataattaatgtcaaatgtttttgtatcggtctttaaaaataatactccatATATAGATtttctgaactaaatttataggatctgaatttttctgaactgaacttataggatctgaactgaacttattggatctcgaatcgaatcaagttataggatctcgaatcgaatcaacttataggatctcgaatcgaatcaattgaacttataggatctgaagtgaactgaaattaagttactttaagtccaaaagaacagggcctaaatacCTCAATACATGAATCTTTTACCGTGTTTGGCGTGTTAGCATACAATTTATACCATCatgattttattgttatttttactaATTTCTCTATATTCTAATGTCTTCATAATATCATAATCAGTTTTAAAATTTTgcggttttttttttaaataattttcatatcttaTATAGTACTCTATATACAATTGTTTAGCatgaatttaattttttttaagtaTCGCTTTTTTTAATCAATTAGACAATTTTGTTCAACCATACAATTTAGATAATCGTTAGTCTCAAAATCATTCTTTTTACGTTTTTAAACTGGTGCGAATAGATATTTGTTAAAGTGGCTAATTTATATGTTGAAGTGTTCATAACTTTCAATCTATCTACCCATactaattaataaaacaataacaatttgCCATAGTATTTtcttgattaattttttttttttactatgaaCTTAACACTATTTTGTTGCCGATCTTCGATTATCATGTTATCATAGCATGTCCCTTTTCTTATACAAGTAAATTAAATAATCTAACAACTAACAAATTGGATTTGAGAAGCATTGGGTAAATGTGTTTGGAGACACTCTCACAATAAATTTATTATGAGATTATTTTATAATTGTAATACAAAACAGTACCACGGGCAATAAAACAGGTGAGAACACGGTTAAAAATATAATGAGTACAGATACAAAGTTAAAGAGTTGTTTCATGTCATGATTAACAATATAATTATATAAAGGTCATGAAAACGCAAAATTGGGTACAatgttatatcaatataattTATTTAGAGACTATCTCGAATCTCTTAAATTGTTTTAATAgttatgcaatttatatgaatgAAATTGATTATGAGTCGGTTGACATTGTTTAAACATGAATAAGGGGTATGCATTAGAGAGTTTTGGTCGGATGTGTATTTAGGATTAGCGAACATGAATAAGAGGTCTACACTCTAGAGTGTCAAGGACCTAATTCTCGATCAATAATTATACGGAATTACTtttttcacatacgaactttactctttcacatacactttttcattaaCTTTCCGTATTATACCCTTTTACTTAGGgtcgtgctttttcacatacggattgcCTTTTACAATTATACCCTTGTTATTTTTTTCTCTCCCACCCAAATAATTTTTGGAACTCCCTTTTGTTCACCGTTTCAATTCACCTCCCTCCACCCAACCGTACTCCGACGAACCATGCTAAGGCCAACCTCAGCACCTCCTTTCGCTGACTACCCTTGGCCGACCTCCCTGCACTCCCTGTCCGGACCACCCCGTTCCCTCTGGCGTCAACCACGTTCTCGTCCTTCTACGATAACACTTCTCGCAACGCAGAATTGTTATTAGTATTAGTAAGAGTAGCAATAAATCTTATGACAGTGCCTTGATTTTTTGAATTCAGTGTATTAGATGTTTGACCATTCCTATCAATTTGTATGACTCCAATGATTTACGCAGAATTGATAATTCATAAACAAGTCGCCACTCCCACTTCTATCAATTGATAATtataaaccctaataattttaacaaaacaaattaataatTACTAAACAACAAATTACTCACCAATTGAAGGATTATAATCCATTAGTCGGGTTTTTAGAACAATTAGATTCGATTTTTTGgggaaaaaaatacatataagagTTAATTTGTTTAGGTTTAAGTAAACGGAACTACTTTCTCACATACGAGTTTTACTCTTTCACAAACATATTGCCATAAAATTTCCATAAACTACCCTTTatctaaaaaaacaaaaatttactCTCTTCTCATCTCTTCTTAAAATCCAATCAATTTCTACGCCCAAATACTCCAGCTATTCATCTAAGTTACTAGATCATGTGAGAATAAAACCCAAAGAAGATAATGTGAGAATAAAAGCTTGGATGACAGAAAATAGCCTTGTAATATCTTGGATATCACAAAATGTTAGTGAACCTATTAAAATGTCTATATTGTACACTCAATTTGCCAATGAAATCTGGAAACATGTGTGACAGAAACTCATGTCATACAGGGTTTTGAAAATCTCAAATCTGGTGTAGCATATCCTTACTAAGGAGGGGAACCTTTAATTTTCTATCAAGTTCGGAGGAAGCCAAAATGTTACAGATTCCTGTTCAGAATAGAATACTCGTAAACCACAACCCACAAATAAAGCTTACAATGCAAAAACATAGATTTAATCCGAAAATAATCTGAAATCTGTTGACATGAATCACTCATGTGAAAGTGAAACGCCGGAGTCTTACAATAAAGAGGAAAATGACAGATACCGATGGAAAATTTACAACAGTATAGAATACTGGTAAACCACAACCCGCAAAGTTCATGTTCAGAATCCTTTAATGTTACTGATTCCTTCAGAAAACGAGGTAAGAGGGAGTTATCTACTCACTGAGCTCTTCATCATCGCTAAGGTCGAGCACAGTGGGATATATTATGGCCTCGAACTTCATGTTCCCTCCATCAATCTGCTTCCTCTTTATCTTGAGAACCGACTTCACGAGAGAGGTATCACACCAGTGTGCTTCAATGCCCATTAAATCTCCTTTGTTTCCAAATTCTTCCGGAATTTTATCAAGCGACTTACATCGGCGGACAACTAATCGCTCTAGACTTGGAAAGTTATCATCTGATGCTTCCCATTCTTTAATATTAAGCCCCTCCATTCTCAAGTATTTCAGGTTTTTGAAGGTCGCCGTTGTGCTCCATTGTTCCCCTTCAAAGGCTCTCAACAGTAACTTGAGGATCTCAAGCCGAGGCAGCATAACAGCAATCTTTTCTATTTCCAACCAGGGTAACTGAAATCTAGAAAGTGTCAGCTTGTACAGGTTCGAGGGAAAGCTAAGCTTACCACAAAATGGATTCATGCTTTGATAGAACATTCTCAAAGATTTAAGGTGACAAAGGCGATCAAGAATAGACAAGTCGAATGACTCTTCCAATATTATGCATCTTAGCTTTCGAAGATTTGGCAACCTTACAATTATCTGATCAGCAATGCTCCCTGAAAGAACTGGGGTAGAGAAGTTTTGAAGACCACTTAAAGAGTTGTTGTTACTCGGATGCACACCGATACTTGCACGTTTATCCACCACGAGATCTCTTAATTTGTTCAGACTGAAAATTGTGTGAGGAACATCAACTTCACCGCGGGTTCCTCTCACAATGAGCGTTTCAAGGTTCAAGAGACGACTAATTGATGATGGGATAGTTTTTATATAACCCCTTAGGGACAAGTATCTCAACAATGTCAGTTCTCCTACACTTGCAGAAATTCCGTATAACCCCACTTCATGTTTTTCCAAATCCAGCAAAGTAAGAGATTTGAAATCCTTAAACACAAACTCGAATTTTTTGAATGGTCCATATAACCCAGAAGAGCAAATCAAGGTACGCGGTTTTACCAGTGTTAATCCTTTCAATATGTATGTCACGGATGGATTGTAAGTTTCGCGAAAGCATACGCGACCATGCTGTTGACAACTCGCAGGCTCATCACACCTGGAATGTAAAACACATAAGCAATGCAAGACTATGAACAGTTTAAAGTACATGTATGAGAGGGCAACAGTCGAGTATATTTAACTGCTGTGATTTTTGAGCACTCCGGCTTATTTTCATTTTGTCATAGCCATGGACGACCTAATTAATATCAATCTATATTTGAGGATAAACTATAGCGGCTTTGTGATTGTTGAAGTACATGTATGAGAGGGTAACAGTCTACTCGTGTTCTGAGTGTGGCTGGTAACGTGAGTTGGGGAGACATGTAAAGTAATGAAAATGGAGGAATAACTAGCGCATACCTGTTCATTGCGAACAGAAACTTCTCAGTTTTTCCTTTTTGTATGCAAAAATCTAGCAGCAAATCGTGGATCCTGCAGGTCTGAATTCGATGATTAGAACCTTTTTTCGCAACGATTAGCAAACTTCTGTCCACTAGATCGCACAAGTACTTCTCTGCAGCGCTTTCCAAGCTTTCTTGATCACATGAAGTCTCTACAAATCTTTCTGCAAGCCATAGTCGTATTAGTTTCGACCTAGGGATTTCTGCACCTTTAGAGAATGCTGCGCAATATAGAAAGCATTGTTTCATGCGAACTGATAGATGTCTGTAACTTAGTTCTACGGTACTAGAACCAGCATTTAAGAGGTGATCATCAAGACTCCTTTCAATTTCCTTCCAACTATCTTCCGTCTCATTTTTATTTTTAAGAACACCAGCTATCATAACAATTGAAAGTGGCAGTCCTCCACATTTCTCTGCGATTCCTTTCCCGACTTCATGTAATCTTTTAGGATAAATCCTCGCCCCAAATACTTTCTTCTGCAATAGATGCCAGCTTTTGTCTGCAGTTAGGAGGTTGAGTTTTATGACATTTGTTACATTTTTATCACCACAAACTTTCTTTCCGACAATGTTGTACCTACTTGTTATTAGTATTCTGCTTCCATTGTGGCTAGGTGGGAAACTTTTGCAAAGAGCATCCCAAGCATCAACATCCCATACATCATCTAAGACTACGAGATAGTTCTTTTTTTGAAGTAGACATTGTTTCAAGAGCTTAGCTAAATCTTCCACCGTCATGACATTGGTTTCACTGCTAGGTCGCTCACTAATCTGACTTATGATGTGTTGGAGGAGCTCTTTCCTTTGAAACTCTTGACCAACATAACACCAAGCATGAGCAGTGAAAGACTTGGCACAATCTTTGTATAGACGCATGGCTAGGGTTGTCTTGCCTAAACCAGGCATACCAACTATCGATATTTTCTCTAAACTCCGTGAGCCTGTGGTAAGTTGTGTCCTCAGTCTATCTTCCTCCTCAAAACTGACTTCATCGTTGGAATGCTCTGTCGCGTGGCCTTTTTCCATTTGGTTTTCAGCATGTGCACCTGAGCCCTCAACTTTAGTCTTGGATGTTTCCGTGCTGGAAATTTTCGGCAAATTTTCTTTAATAAGCTTGACCTCTTCTGAGACATAAGAAACTCGTAATTTATTATACCATGTAGGAAACTCCTCAAATGTGTCTATCATATTGTCCACTTTACGACCCAATTTCATAATCTGAGTCCATAGCTGCTTGACTTCCTCTGGTTTGTCGTGCCTCATTGTATAAGGttgaagaaaagaaaagcaagtAGATAAATCATCATGCAGTATTCCAATTTGATCTGGATTATAAGTATCATTTTCCTTAAACTCTGTCAGATTCAATAGCAAATCAAAGAACTCTATATCAGACATGGGCAGCTCCATGCTTGGAAACTTGGTATATTCGCCATAAGCATGTATGAGTGATGCATTGAAGCCCTTGACTCCTTCCTTCAGACTCCGTATCATCTATGATCAACCGTATGTGTTAGAATGTGACTTGAAGTCTCTATTAGATATGTAAATAATatctttattatttcatatgatTTGTGGTATCAataaaccatctcaaccaaagtGTGAAGTGTGGATGTAACTGCAAAATCCCCATACCACCGGCTCTGATACCATATCAAAAAaccatccattcaactccacactaccattatctattttgtacactattcacggttaatcattcaatttcaattagaTATGCTTAAGACGGATCAAATATCACCTACATGGCTATATAGGACAAATCTTTTATCATTTCCAATGCATTATGCTTTTGTTCTATTTATCCCACATGGGTATATTTGACCCGTCATAAGCTTAAAACGGATCGtgtccgtcttaaacaagaattataaagaatgaacttgatgaacaatttgatcattaatactcaatttattccacttgttaTTTAGTAATTAGCTCATTCCTCTTTTTTTGGTATTTGTGCCAAAATCAGGACAACAATTGgtcggaacggagggagtataaattcTCATAGCTAGAACGGGTCAAGTGGGATAACCAAAGGTTCGTTCCATGTATCTAAATGACTAAATAGTGTAATCTATTACTCATTTTAGTTATAAAACGGATCTGAAATAAAAAGGTCGAAGACTTGAAGTTGTTGGTTCACCATATTTTAGAAACAAATAATGTTCCCAAAAACCCAAAAAGTCGATAATGTAGATATAAAACAAGAATTAGCAGAGAGTAGAGGATGGAAGCGGCTAACCTGAGAAAGATAATGGAACCTTCAGCGGATCAATAACTTGGTATGATGGTATCGAATTTGAAGTACCAAATTCCACATGCAGAATACAAGTCCTACACATTAAAAAGAGAACAAAATATGAGATGTATCGTGTTTGTGAGAGAGTAGTATCGAAACTCAAACTTAATAAAAGCGAAATACAATATGAAATGGAGTACCTTTCAGGAGTAATCTTGAGGATCCAAGAGATGTAAGGTGCTTGTAATAGAGCAATAGAAGAAACACTATATGGAGTATTATAGTCATCCAACTTTGCTGaggattaattaattattaaaataagACTTTCGAGATTCACATTATAAGGCGTTGACTTCAAATCGCACGTTATAACATTACTAGTTTCGGCGGAGTTGTGGAGGTAGAGCCGTCGAAGGTGGCACATGATTTTGGTATGACTCACATCTATTCCGGTTTACTATATCTTTCGCATT
The Silene latifolia isolate original U9 population chromosome 11, ASM4854445v1, whole genome shotgun sequence genome window above contains:
- the LOC141611346 gene encoding putative late blight resistance protein homolog R1B-23 encodes the protein MIRSLKEGVKGFNASLIHAYGEYTKFPSMELPMSDIEFFDLLLNLTEFKENDTYNPDQIGILHDDLSTCFSFLQPYTMRHDKPEEVKQLWTQIMKLGRKVDNMIDTFEEFPTWYNKLRVSYVSEEVKLIKENLPKISSTETSKTKVEGSGAHAENQMEKGHATEHSNDEVSFEEEDRLRTQLTTGSRSLEKISIVGMPGLGKTTLAMRLYKDCAKSFTAHAWCYVGQEFQRKELLQHIISQISERPSSETNVMTVEDLAKLLKQCLLQKKNYLVVLDDVWDVDAWDALCKSFPPSHNGSRILITSRYNIVGKKVCGDKNVTNVIKLNLLTADKSWHLLQKKVFGARIYPKRLHEVGKGIAEKCGGLPLSIVMIAGVLKNKNETEDSWKEIERSLDDHLLNAGSSTVELSYRHLSVRMKQCFLYCAAFSKGAEIPRSKLIRLWLAERFVETSCDQESLESAAEKYLCDLVDRSLLIVAKKGSNHRIQTCRIHDLLLDFCIQKGKTEKFLFAMNRCDEPASCQQHGRVCFRETYNPSVTYILKGLTLVKPRTLICSSGLYGPFKKFEFVFKDFKSLTLLDLEKHEVGLYGISASVGELTLLRYLSLRGYIKTIPSSISRLLNLETLIVRGTRGEVDVPHTIFSLNKLRDLVVDKRASIGVHPSNNNSLSGLQNFSTPVLSGSIADQIIVRLPNLRKLRCIILEESFDLSILDRLCHLKSLRMFYQSMNPFCGKLSFPSNLYKLTLSRFQLPWLEIEKIAVMLPRLEILKLLLRAFEGEQWSTTATFKNLKYLRMEGLNIKEWEASDDNFPSLERLVVRRCKSLDKIPEEFGNKGDLMGIEAHWCDTSLVKSVLKIKRKQIDGGNMKFEAIIYPTVLDLSDDEELSE